One Carnobacterium inhibens subsp. inhibens DSM 13024 genomic window carries:
- a CDS encoding ISL3 family transposase yields MSDLLSLPDIKTIESPQENETDMMFKVEAAGPPERCPECGFDKLYKHSSRNQLIMDLPIRLKRVGLQLNRRRYKCRERRTIYDIKPNRNKETGIQRLSEISDRTYIEYVTMDMWKPYKDAVNTILPHAKVVVDKFHVVRMANQALDNVRKSLKAHMSQKERRTLMRERFILLKRKHDLNERESFLLETWLGNLPALKEAYELKEEFYWIWDTPDPDEGRLRYSQWRHRCMSSNSKDAYKDLVRAVDNWHVEIFNYFDKRLTNAYTESINSIIRQVERMGRGYSFDALRAKILFNEKLHKKRKPRFNSSAFNKAMLYDTFNWYEVNDHDITDNFGVDFSTLIKNLEKGDL; encoded by the coding sequence ATGTCAGACTTATTATCCCTACCAGACATTAAAACAATAGAATCACCACAAGAAAATGAAACCGATATGATGTTTAAAGTTGAAGCAGCCGGACCACCTGAACGTTGTCCTGAATGTGGTTTTGACAAGTTGTACAAACACAGTTCAAGAAATCAACTAATTATGGATTTGCCCATTCGTTTAAAGCGAGTGGGCTTACAATTGAACCGTAGACGATACAAGTGTCGTGAACGCAGGACTATTTATGACATCAAGCCTAACCGTAACAAGGAAACAGGCATCCAACGTCTTTCAGAAATCAGTGACAGGACTTATATTGAGTACGTCACAATGGATATGTGGAAGCCCTACAAAGACGCAGTGAACACTATCCTTCCACACGCTAAAGTGGTCGTAGATAAGTTTCATGTAGTTAGAATGGCTAATCAAGCCTTAGATAACGTCAGAAAGTCTTTGAAAGCTCATATGAGCCAAAAAGAAAGACGTACCCTTATGCGTGAAAGGTTTATCCTTCTAAAGCGTAAACACGATCTAAATGAACGTGAATCATTCCTCTTAGAGACTTGGTTAGGTAATCTTCCTGCCTTAAAAGAAGCCTATGAACTCAAAGAAGAGTTTTACTGGATATGGGATACTCCTGATCCAGATGAAGGTCGTCTTCGTTATAGTCAATGGAGACACCGTTGTATGTCCAGTAACTCTAAAGACGCATATAAAGACCTCGTGAGAGCCGTAGACAACTGGCATGTCGAAATATTCAACTACTTTGATAAAAGGCTCACTAACGCTTATACGGAGTCAATTAACAGCATTATTAGGCAGGTAGAGCGAATGGGTAGAGGTTACTCGTTTGATGCCTTACGAGCCAAAATCCTTTTCAATGAGAAGCTCCATAAAAAGCGTAAGCCACGATTTAATTCAAGTGCTTTCAATAAAGCTATGTTATACGATACTTTCAATTGGTATGAAGTGAATGATCACGACATTACAGACAACTTTGGTGTCGATTTTTCCACACTTATTAAGAATTTGGAGAAGGGTGATTTATAA
- a CDS encoding membrane protein yields MKKITDERLILKNLKSIRGAYTIQTLGILGILGYDWITRGSEAVFESPLWFIFIVSTTAGLFFSMDISVSHETPKRTPKKSLGISTVIIALISIAVGIFVPFSSKSDSINGLIVGGVLFIVVLIPYIYLYYLRTKQQD; encoded by the coding sequence ATGAAAAAAATTACAGATGAGCGTTTAATATTAAAGAATTTAAAGAGTATCAGAGGTGCATATACTATTCAAACTTTAGGTATCTTAGGCATCTTAGGCTATGACTGGATTACTAGAGGATCAGAAGCAGTATTCGAAAGCCCCTTATGGTTTATTTTTATTGTTTCAACTACTGCCGGTTTATTCTTCTCTATGGATATTAGTGTATCTCATGAAACTCCTAAGAGAACTCCTAAAAAAAGCCTCGGTATCTCCACTGTTATTATTGCACTTATCTCTATTGCAGTTGGAATTTTTGTGCCGTTTTCTAGTAAATCTGATTCAATAAACGGATTAATCGTAGGAGGAGTATTATTTATTGTTGTTCTTATACCATATATTTATCTTTATTACCTACGTACCAAACAGCAAGATTAA
- a CDS encoding helix-turn-helix transcriptional regulator — MKVINYIREIRKEKGITQIKMAEDLQVTRQTINAIEKNKYNPSLELALKLIAYFDLPIDDIFILEEDNK; from the coding sequence ATGAAGGTGATTAATTATATACGAGAAATCCGAAAGGAAAAGGGAATAACTCAAATAAAAATGGCTGAAGATCTGCAAGTTACGCGTCAGACAATAAACGCAATTGAAAAAAATAAGTATAATCCTAGTCTAGAGTTAGCGTTAAAATTGATAGCCTATTTTGATTTACCAATCGACGATATATTTATTTTAGAGGAGGACAATAAATGA
- a CDS encoding helix-turn-helix transcriptional regulator, with translation MDNRVKIARVQVNLTQQQLAEKVNVTRQTISLIEKGKYNPSLNLCLKICYAVNKTLDELFWKERD, from the coding sequence GTGGATAATAGAGTGAAAATTGCACGTGTGCAGGTAAATTTAACACAACAACAATTGGCTGAAAAAGTAAATGTCACTCGTCAAACCATTAGTTTAATTGAAAAAGGTAAATACAATCCCTCTTTAAATTTATGTCTTAAAATATGTTATGCCGTCAATAAAACACTAGATGAACTATTCTGGAAAGAAAGGGACTAA
- the merA gene encoding mercury(II) reductase — translation MNKFKINIQGMTCTGCEEHVAVALENVGAKNVEASFRRGEAVFELPDDIGVESAKKAIDEAKYQPGEIEEVQSEEKIVLGDEGDYDLLIIGSGGAAFSAAIKSVEYGAKVAMIERGTVGGTCVNIGCVPSKTLLRAGEINHLAKVNPFIGLQTSAGKVELAPLVKHKDELVSELRNQKYVNLIDEYGFELIEGEAIFVDENTVEVNGKKLSAKRFLIATGVSPSLPPISGLEKVDYLTSTTLLELKTVPKRLTVIGSGYIGMELGQLFHNLGSEVTLMQRSERLLKEYDQEISEAVEKALIEQGINLVKGATFERVEQEGQIKKVHVTVDGKKKVVESEQLLVATGRKPNTDALKLSAAGVEVGKRKEILINDYARTSNEKIYAAGDVTLGPQFVYVAAYEGGIVADNAIGGLNKKLDLSVVPGVIFTNPSIATVGLTEEQAKEKGYEVKKSVLPLDAVPRAIVNRETTGVFKLVADAKTSKLLGVHIVSENAGDVIYAATLAVKFGLTVEDLKDSLAPYLTMAEGLKLAALTFDKDVSKLSCCAG, via the coding sequence ATGAATAAATTTAAGATAAATATTCAAGGAATGACTTGTACAGGTTGTGAAGAACATGTAGCCGTAGCACTTGAAAATGTGGGAGCTAAGAACGTTGAAGCTAGTTTTCGTCGTGGTGAAGCAGTATTTGAATTACCCGATGATATTGGGGTGGAAAGTGCAAAAAAGGCAATTGATGAAGCAAAATACCAGCCTGGAGAAATAGAAGAAGTACAATCTGAAGAAAAAATAGTTTTAGGTGATGAGGGAGACTATGACTTACTTATCATTGGTTCTGGCGGGGCTGCTTTTTCGGCTGCGATTAAATCGGTTGAATATGGGGCAAAAGTAGCTATGATTGAGCGTGGAACCGTTGGGGGAACATGTGTAAATATTGGTTGTGTGCCATCAAAAACACTTCTTAGAGCTGGGGAAATCAATCATTTGGCAAAAGTCAACCCATTTATAGGTTTACAAACATCTGCTGGAAAAGTGGAATTAGCTCCTTTAGTAAAGCATAAAGATGAGTTAGTAAGCGAACTTCGGAATCAAAAATATGTCAATTTAATTGATGAATATGGCTTTGAGTTAATTGAAGGTGAAGCAATATTTGTTGATGAAAATACAGTTGAAGTTAACGGGAAGAAACTTTCTGCAAAGCGTTTCTTAATTGCAACGGGCGTTTCTCCTTCCTTACCGCCGATTTCAGGACTTGAAAAAGTGGATTATCTAACAAGTACAACATTACTTGAATTAAAAACGGTACCAAAACGATTAACGGTTATTGGTTCAGGATATATCGGAATGGAACTTGGGCAATTGTTTCATAATTTAGGTTCAGAAGTCACGCTTATGCAAAGAAGTGAGCGACTTTTAAAAGAATATGATCAAGAAATTTCAGAAGCCGTAGAAAAAGCGTTAATTGAACAAGGTATTAACCTTGTAAAAGGGGCAACTTTTGAGCGTGTAGAACAAGAGGGGCAAATCAAAAAGGTTCATGTAACAGTAGATGGTAAGAAAAAAGTGGTGGAATCAGAGCAGTTACTTGTTGCAACAGGAAGAAAACCAAATACAGATGCTTTGAAATTAAGTGCCGCAGGGGTTGAAGTTGGAAAACGAAAAGAAATCCTGATAAATGACTACGCTAGGACAAGTAATGAAAAGATTTATGCTGCAGGCGATGTAACATTAGGACCTCAATTCGTTTATGTAGCAGCATATGAAGGTGGAATTGTTGCCGATAATGCGATTGGCGGATTAAATAAAAAATTAGATTTATCCGTTGTTCCTGGCGTAATTTTTACAAATCCTTCGATTGCAACGGTTGGTTTAACAGAAGAACAAGCAAAAGAAAAAGGCTATGAAGTAAAAAAATCTGTATTGCCTTTAGATGCAGTTCCAAGAGCAATAGTAAATCGTGAAACAACAGGCGTTTTTAAGCTTGTTGCCGATGCAAAAACTTCAAAATTACTAGGGGTTCATATCGTATCTGAAAATGCAGGAGATGTGATATATGCGGCGACATTAGCCGTTAAGTTTGGATTAACAGTCGAGGATTTAAAAGACAGCCTTGCACCATATTTAACAATGGCAGAAGGATTAAAATTAGCTGCTCTTACCTTTGATAAGGATGTTTCGAAATTATCTTGTTGTGCAGGCTAA